Proteins encoded in a region of the Paenibacillus sp. E222 genome:
- a CDS encoding diacylglycerol kinase family protein, translated as MKRRSWGMVFRNAAEGIVYGLRTQRNVRVHTGVAILMCAAGFFFGISRTDWMFVLTAVFLVLVTELMNTAVEAAVDLAHPHIHPLAKAAKDTAAGAVLLAAVFAVIIGCVVFIKPVMSWLGLL; from the coding sequence ATGAAAAGGCGCTCCTGGGGGATGGTATTCCGCAATGCTGCGGAAGGAATCGTATACGGGCTGCGGACTCAGCGGAATGTAAGAGTTCATACAGGAGTCGCCATTTTGATGTGTGCAGCCGGCTTTTTTTTCGGGATTTCCAGAACGGACTGGATGTTTGTATTAACAGCTGTCTTTCTGGTTCTTGTGACGGAGCTGATGAATACAGCAGTGGAAGCTGCGGTAGATCTGGCGCATCCGCATATACATCCGCTGGCAAAAGCGGCGAAGGACACCGCGGCCGGTGCAGTTTTGCTGGCTGCGGTGTTCGCCGTCATCATCGGGTGTGTCGTTTTCATTAAGCCGGTGATGAGCTGGCTGGGTTTGCTCTGA
- a CDS encoding YqzL family protein has product MRDFSWKVFAMTGDVESYLLYAEACGSVGQDSEPAREVIEDEEAEG; this is encoded by the coding sequence ATGCGAGATTTTTCGTGGAAGGTTTTTGCGATGACGGGGGATGTGGAATCCTATCTGTTGTATGCCGAGGCGTGTGGCTCGGTGGGACAGGACTCTGAACCTGCAAGGGAAGTGATTGAAGATGAAGAAGCCGAAGGTTAA
- a CDS encoding HD family phosphohydrolase has protein sequence MTSKELSKGKSFQNRATGWKYSVWARYLLFLFLVILFYVGLASKLLPERYDIQEGTRSEVNIAAPMQIPNTKATLKAQEEAAERVQPMFQIVQMRNENLITTLLDRIDRLNQDDQISSQDKIDIYRDEIPQRQKDFVSNFINNNRKAGTYSETLLEEIRNVVQEQSYRIPEETYIKISRLTSDDIQEMKAVARDIVSRLMTDQISEATTARAKVAEMVSVSSLSKRTQREVVQELARLVVTSNRFYDEEGTKEAKVQARENTQTVFIKQGDTLVAKGEMITPEMYTLLGENDLLKNEVNYWPQLGLLMLSCLLSAAILMYIQQFSGTHFKYNNAQLLMLVLIFIITIVVMHVTAILQTSENSYVGFLAPVAVGAMLIALLLDTSLAFVCSIIIGMLSSIILNTHQGQIFDFELGFFAVLVSFVAIFATHRASQRSTILKGAIMVCLFGSIAVFTLALIDSSDWNRTTTLYGIGFAFAGGVLTAILVIGLMPFFETSFGILSALKLVELSNPNHPLLRKLLTETPGTYHHSVMVGNLSEAAAEAIGANGLLCRVGSYYHDIGKTKRPIYFIENQNNMENPHDSIDPKLSKSIIVAHARDGVEMQKDYKLPRPIRDIAEQHHGTTFLHYFYHKALRQAEEAGVEPDFTEDDFRYPGPKAQSKESAIVGIADSVEAAVRSLRKPTVEQVESMIEKIIKGRLDDHQFNDCDLTMRELDIVAKTLKETVMGIFHSRIEYPEEMKKPKPTSPEAG, from the coding sequence ATGACCTCGAAGGAACTGTCAAAAGGCAAATCTTTTCAAAATAGAGCTACAGGATGGAAGTATAGCGTGTGGGCACGCTATCTTCTGTTTTTGTTTCTGGTGATCCTCTTCTACGTGGGTCTTGCTTCCAAGCTGCTCCCTGAGCGGTATGATATCCAGGAAGGCACACGGAGTGAAGTCAATATTGCTGCGCCCATGCAGATCCCGAATACCAAGGCTACACTGAAAGCGCAAGAAGAAGCTGCTGAACGTGTGCAGCCGATGTTTCAGATCGTGCAGATGCGGAACGAAAATCTGATAACGACTCTGCTTGATCGTATTGATCGACTGAATCAGGATGATCAGATTTCCAGTCAGGACAAGATTGACATCTATCGTGATGAAATACCACAGCGTCAGAAAGACTTTGTTTCCAACTTTATCAACAACAACCGGAAAGCGGGTACATACTCCGAAACTCTGTTGGAAGAGATCAGAAATGTGGTACAGGAGCAGAGCTACCGCATCCCGGAAGAGACATATATCAAAATTTCACGTCTGACTTCGGATGATATTCAGGAGATGAAGGCCGTCGCTCGGGATATCGTCTCCAGATTAATGACCGACCAGATTAGTGAGGCAACAACAGCTCGTGCCAAAGTGGCCGAGATGGTGAGTGTGAGCTCCTTAAGCAAGCGTACGCAGCGTGAGGTTGTGCAGGAGCTTGCTCGTCTTGTAGTGACGTCCAACCGCTTCTACGATGAAGAGGGTACAAAAGAAGCTAAAGTACAGGCTCGTGAGAACACTCAAACGGTGTTTATCAAGCAAGGCGATACGCTTGTTGCCAAGGGTGAGATGATTACCCCGGAGATGTACACCCTTCTGGGCGAGAACGATTTGCTGAAAAACGAAGTGAACTATTGGCCTCAGCTTGGACTACTTATGCTGTCCTGTCTGTTGTCTGCAGCGATTCTCATGTACATTCAGCAATTCAGCGGAACGCATTTCAAATATAATAATGCTCAGCTGCTGATGCTTGTTCTCATATTTATCATTACGATTGTGGTTATGCATGTTACTGCGATACTCCAGACCAGTGAGAATTCATACGTAGGCTTTCTTGCTCCTGTTGCCGTAGGAGCCATGCTAATTGCATTGCTGCTGGATACATCGCTTGCCTTTGTCTGCTCGATTATTATCGGCATGCTGTCGAGCATTATTTTGAATACACATCAGGGTCAGATTTTTGACTTTGAACTTGGATTCTTCGCCGTGTTAGTATCGTTTGTTGCGATCTTCGCCACCCATCGGGCAAGTCAGCGGTCTACGATCCTGAAAGGCGCCATTATGGTTTGTCTTTTCGGATCGATCGCAGTTTTCACGCTGGCTCTGATTGACTCAAGTGACTGGAACCGGACGACAACGCTGTACGGCATCGGATTTGCGTTTGCCGGTGGCGTACTGACCGCCATATTGGTTATTGGGCTGATGCCGTTTTTTGAAACCTCGTTTGGCATCTTGTCTGCGCTGAAACTGGTGGAACTGTCTAATCCTAATCACCCACTATTGCGCAAACTGCTAACAGAGACACCGGGCACATATCACCACAGTGTGATGGTAGGAAACCTTTCAGAAGCCGCCGCGGAGGCAATCGGTGCCAATGGGTTGTTATGTCGGGTCGGCTCGTATTACCATGATATTGGCAAGACCAAGCGACCGATTTATTTTATTGAAAATCAAAACAATATGGAAAATCCGCATGATTCGATTGATCCAAAGCTGAGCAAGTCCATTATCGTGGCTCACGCACGCGATGGTGTGGAAATGCAGAAGGACTACAAGCTGCCAAGGCCTATTCGGGACATTGCTGAGCAGCATCATGGAACAACTTTCCTGCATTATTTCTATCACAAAGCACTGCGTCAGGCTGAGGAAGCAGGAGTAGAACCTGATTTTACGGAAGATGATTTCCGTTATCCGGGTCCCAAGGCTCAGTCCAAAGAGTCGGCAATTGTTGGTATTGCTGACAGCGTGGAAGCTGCGGTTCGTTCCTTACGGAAACCTACTGTGGAACAAGTGGAGTCCATGATCGAAAAGATTATTAAAGGTCGGCTGGACGATCATCAGTTTAACGATTGTGATCTGACGATGCGGGAGCTGGATATCGTCGCCAAGACCCTTAAGGAAACCGTTATGGGCATATTCCACTCCAGGATTGAATATCCGGAAGAAATGAAGAAACCGAAGCCAACCTCGCCTGAAGCAGGTTGA
- a CDS encoding YaiI/YqxD family protein has translation MKPGGLALSELNVRHIVVDGDACPVKAEIAETALRFKVPVLMVSSFDHFLQGGEGVRTVQVDRSDQSADLYIANHIKPYDVVITQDYGLAALALGKRCYVLSFRGREFNDRDIDFMLDSRHTAAKARKRGHYGKGPKPFTEQDREIFQHKLTKLLKDLQENV, from the coding sequence ATGAAACCGGGTGGTCTGGCTTTGAGTGAGTTGAATGTACGGCACATTGTTGTGGATGGTGATGCTTGCCCGGTCAAAGCTGAGATCGCTGAAACAGCTCTCCGATTCAAAGTTCCTGTATTGATGGTTTCTTCATTTGACCATTTTCTTCAGGGCGGAGAAGGCGTGCGCACCGTTCAGGTAGATCGAAGTGATCAGAGTGCAGACCTGTACATTGCCAATCACATCAAGCCGTACGATGTGGTCATAACACAGGATTATGGACTGGCGGCGCTCGCACTTGGCAAACGTTGTTATGTTTTATCATTTCGTGGTCGTGAGTTTAATGATCGTGACATTGATTTCATGCTGGATTCCCGTCATACTGCAGCCAAAGCTCGAAAAAGAGGGCATTATGGAAAAGGCCCAAAGCCCTTCACAGAGCAGGATCGGGAAATTTTTCAACATAAACTGACAAAACTTTTGAAAGATTTGCAGGAGAATGTGTAA
- the ybeY gene encoding rRNA maturation RNase YbeY, protein MSLNLAWNNEQQDKEITEPMIAMLEQLLNLAGEAEGVADGEVALTFVDDEQIHELNRDYRGIDRPTDVLSFAMNETVDEELDIIYELDEDEEMEEMPDVLGDIIISVPRTILQSEEYGHSFERELGFLFVHGFLHLLGYDHQDEASEAEMMGKQEAVLAQAGLTR, encoded by the coding sequence ATGAGTCTTAACCTAGCTTGGAATAATGAACAACAGGATAAAGAAATTACCGAACCGATGATTGCAATGCTGGAACAGCTGCTGAACCTTGCAGGGGAAGCAGAGGGTGTTGCGGACGGGGAAGTAGCCCTGACTTTCGTAGATGATGAGCAGATTCATGAGCTGAACCGTGACTATCGCGGCATTGATCGTCCAACAGATGTATTGTCTTTTGCAATGAATGAGACTGTGGATGAGGAGCTGGATATCATCTACGAACTGGACGAGGATGAGGAAATGGAAGAAATGCCTGATGTGCTGGGGGATATTATTATTTCTGTTCCACGGACCATTCTGCAGAGTGAAGAATATGGCCATTCATTTGAACGTGAGCTCGGGTTCCTGTTTGTTCATGGCTTCTTGCATCTGCTTGGATATGATCATCAGGATGAAGCCAGCGAAGCCGAAATGATGGGCAAACAGGAAGCGGTACTCGCCCAAGCCGGGTTGACACGATAA
- the glyQ gene encoding glycine--tRNA ligase subunit alpha, which produces MNFQQMILTLQQFWAEHNCIIVQPYDTEKGAGTMNPMTFLRSLGPEPWKVAYVEPSRRPSDGRYGENPNRLYQHHQFQVIIKPSPDNIQEIYLESLKQLGIDPLKHDIRFVEDNWENPSLGCAGLGWEVWLDGMEITQFTYFQQVGGIETNPVAVEITYGMERLASYIQEKENVFELEWVDGITYGDVFRQPEFEHSKYTFEVSDVKMLFTLFNMHEEEANKAMAQNLVFPAYDYVLKCSHTFNLLDARGAISVTERTGYITRVRNLARQVAATYVEEREKLGFPLIKKGGAEHV; this is translated from the coding sequence ATGAATTTTCAGCAGATGATCCTCACGCTGCAACAATTCTGGGCCGAGCACAACTGTATTATTGTTCAACCATATGATACGGAAAAAGGGGCAGGTACGATGAATCCGATGACCTTTTTGCGTTCGCTTGGACCCGAGCCTTGGAAAGTAGCTTATGTAGAGCCGTCCCGCCGTCCTTCGGATGGTCGTTATGGAGAAAATCCAAACCGTCTCTATCAGCATCATCAATTCCAGGTTATTATCAAGCCTTCGCCGGACAATATTCAGGAGATTTACCTGGAAAGTCTGAAACAATTGGGCATTGATCCGCTCAAACATGATATTCGGTTTGTTGAAGACAACTGGGAGAACCCTTCCCTCGGCTGTGCGGGTCTTGGCTGGGAAGTATGGCTGGACGGTATGGAGATCACCCAATTTACGTATTTCCAACAAGTCGGTGGGATCGAGACGAACCCGGTAGCGGTTGAGATTACGTATGGTATGGAGCGTCTTGCTTCATACATTCAGGAAAAAGAAAATGTGTTTGAACTGGAATGGGTAGACGGCATTACATATGGTGATGTGTTCCGTCAGCCTGAATTCGAACACTCCAAATATACGTTTGAAGTATCTGATGTCAAAATGTTGTTTACGCTCTTCAACATGCATGAAGAGGAAGCGAACAAGGCAATGGCTCAGAATCTGGTTTTTCCGGCATATGACTATGTGTTGAAATGTTCACATACGTTCAACCTGCTGGATGCGCGAGGAGCAATCAGTGTAACGGAGCGTACCGGGTACATTACCCGTGTGCGTAATCTGGCTCGTCAAGTAGCTGCAACATATGTGGAAGAGCGTGAGAAGCTCGGCTTCCCGCTGATCAAGAAAGGGGGAGCTGAGCATGTCTAA
- a CDS encoding cytidine deaminase produces MDNGLLMQEAIKARTKAYTPYSHFGVGAALLDSEGHVHHGCNIENAAYTPGNCAERTAMFSAIAGGKQPRSFKAMAIVGDTDGPIAPCGVCRQVMYELCEPDMKVILGNLKGDLQETTVAELLPWAFGPSDLNSAKK; encoded by the coding sequence ATGGATAATGGTTTATTGATGCAAGAAGCAATTAAGGCACGTACGAAAGCGTATACGCCTTATTCTCATTTTGGTGTAGGTGCAGCTTTGCTTGACAGTGAGGGACATGTGCATCATGGTTGTAATATTGAGAATGCTGCTTATACGCCAGGCAACTGTGCTGAGCGTACAGCTATGTTCAGCGCGATTGCAGGAGGTAAGCAACCACGCAGTTTCAAAGCCATGGCCATTGTAGGAGATACAGACGGCCCGATTGCTCCATGCGGCGTATGTCGTCAAGTAATGTACGAGCTGTGTGAACCGGATATGAAAGTTATTCTGGGTAACTTGAAAGGTGATCTGCAGGAAACTACAGTTGCCGAACTATTGCCATGGGCTTTTGGACCATCTGATCTGAACTCTGCTAAAAAGTAA
- the era gene encoding GTPase Era, which yields MKKQAFKSGFVAIIGRPNVGKSTLMNQVIGQKIAIMSDKPQTTRNKIHGVYTSEQQQIVFLDTPGIHKRQSKLGDYMNQTALNTLGEVEAALFLIDASEGMGGGDRYIAEQLKNVRTPVILVMNKIDKIEPEALLPLIEEYRKLHNFAEIVPVSAMLGSNVSTLLEQLGKYLPEGPQYYPDDQVTDHPEQFVCAELIREKILQMTREEVPHSIAVTIEDMKVQDNGVVYISAVIFVERDSQKGIIIGKQGALLKEVGKRARQDIQNLLGSKIFMDLWVKVKKDWRNQERVLRDLGFGRE from the coding sequence ATGAAAAAACAAGCATTCAAATCCGGCTTTGTAGCCATTATTGGACGTCCCAATGTAGGTAAATCCACACTGATGAACCAAGTCATTGGACAGAAGATTGCGATCATGTCGGACAAGCCACAAACGACGCGTAATAAGATTCATGGTGTATATACATCGGAACAACAACAAATCGTTTTCCTGGATACGCCAGGGATTCACAAACGTCAATCCAAGCTCGGCGATTACATGAACCAGACCGCTTTGAACACGCTCGGAGAAGTCGAAGCTGCTCTGTTCCTGATCGATGCCTCGGAAGGCATGGGCGGTGGTGACCGTTATATTGCCGAACAATTGAAAAATGTGCGGACGCCTGTCATTCTTGTCATGAACAAAATTGATAAAATTGAGCCGGAAGCACTGCTTCCGCTGATTGAGGAATATCGCAAGCTGCACAATTTCGCTGAAATCGTACCTGTTTCTGCCATGCTCGGCAGCAATGTAAGCACGTTGCTGGAGCAGCTCGGCAAGTATTTGCCGGAAGGTCCGCAGTACTATCCAGATGACCAGGTCACAGACCATCCAGAGCAGTTTGTTTGTGCCGAGTTAATTCGGGAGAAAATTTTGCAAATGACGCGCGAAGAAGTTCCTCACTCCATTGCAGTAACGATTGAGGATATGAAAGTACAGGACAACGGCGTCGTTTATATTTCAGCCGTCATCTTTGTGGAGCGTGATTCACAAAAAGGGATCATTATCGGAAAACAGGGTGCCTTGCTCAAAGAAGTGGGGAAACGTGCCCGTCAGGATATTCAGAATCTGTTGGGCTCCAAAATCTTCATGGATCTTTGGGTTAAAGTGAAGAAGGACTGGAGAAACCAGGAGCGAGTGCTGAGAGATCTGGGATTCGGTCGCGAATAA
- the glyS gene encoding glycine--tRNA ligase subunit beta, giving the protein MSKDLLFEIGLEEVPARFMRAAIEQLQDRVVKWLDASRIAYGEVNAYATPRRLAVLIKDVAEKQEDVEEEVKGPSRKIALDDSGNWSKAALGFARSQGVEPDQFTFKELSGVEYIYATKSSKGVETSSVIGQGLLAILHAMTFPKFMRWASYDFKFVRPIRWIVALLGSDVIELEVAGVKSGNVTRGHRFLGKEAVISDPASYVEVLRSEHVIADIKEREQMIVSQIQALAAEKKWDIAIKEDLLEEVLFLVETPTVLFGTFESSFLNIPQEVLITSMREHQRYFPVLDNDGQLLPYFVTVRNGGSDSLDVIAKGNEKVLRARLSDAKFFYEEDQKLEIKDALSKLESIVFQEELGTVGDKVRRIRKIADGLASKLQVSDDVAEAVSRSADICKFDLVTLMVGEFPELQGVMGEDYARKAGEKEEVAKAVFEHYQPRFAGDQSPASLVGAIVSAADKMDTIVGCFSINIIPTGSQDPYALRRQAAGIVQILLDHNLPLTLSDVFGVALQVHAQMNLLKRADEEVRKDLQDFFGLRVKKLLSETVRYDVVDAVISSGFDDISAVVPKGEALMAAVQTGDAFKTTVESFNRVGNLAAKASNASVHAELFTEEGERQLHEAWSKTNEEYRQVLSQHAAAEALAIASAWKEAITVFFDSVMVMAEDEAVRANRLALLAAIDRDLKAFADFSKLVW; this is encoded by the coding sequence ATGTCTAAGGATCTGTTGTTTGAAATTGGTCTGGAAGAAGTGCCTGCTCGCTTCATGCGAGCAGCAATTGAACAGCTGCAGGATCGTGTCGTGAAATGGCTGGATGCATCCCGCATTGCTTATGGTGAAGTAAATGCCTATGCCACACCGCGCCGACTGGCTGTTTTGATCAAGGATGTTGCCGAGAAACAGGAGGACGTGGAGGAAGAAGTAAAAGGACCTTCCCGTAAAATAGCTCTGGACGACAGTGGCAACTGGAGTAAAGCCGCACTCGGATTTGCCCGCAGTCAGGGTGTTGAACCGGATCAGTTTACATTCAAGGAATTGAGCGGCGTGGAATATATCTACGCAACCAAGAGCAGCAAAGGCGTGGAAACGTCCTCTGTGATTGGTCAGGGTTTGCTGGCCATACTGCATGCCATGACGTTCCCGAAATTCATGCGTTGGGCTTCGTATGATTTCAAATTTGTACGTCCGATTCGCTGGATTGTCGCTCTGCTGGGCAGCGATGTTATTGAGTTGGAAGTTGCAGGCGTAAAGTCTGGCAATGTAACACGTGGACATCGTTTCCTCGGTAAAGAGGCGGTTATTTCGGATCCCGCTTCGTATGTGGAAGTGCTTCGTTCCGAGCACGTCATTGCAGATATCAAAGAACGTGAGCAAATGATTGTATCCCAGATCCAGGCACTGGCTGCCGAGAAAAAATGGGATATTGCAATCAAGGAAGATTTGCTCGAAGAGGTTCTGTTCCTGGTTGAGACACCAACAGTGCTGTTCGGAACATTCGAATCTTCATTTTTGAATATTCCACAAGAGGTACTGATTACTTCGATGCGTGAGCATCAACGTTATTTCCCGGTGCTTGATAATGATGGACAATTACTTCCATACTTCGTTACGGTTCGTAACGGCGGCAGCGATTCACTGGATGTCATTGCAAAAGGGAACGAAAAGGTACTTCGTGCACGTCTGTCTGATGCCAAGTTCTTCTACGAGGAAGACCAGAAGCTGGAGATCAAGGATGCGTTATCGAAACTGGAAAGTATCGTCTTCCAGGAAGAGCTGGGAACGGTTGGAGATAAAGTTCGCCGTATTCGCAAAATTGCGGATGGTTTGGCTAGCAAACTGCAAGTATCTGATGATGTAGCCGAAGCGGTGAGTCGTTCAGCAGATATCTGCAAATTCGACCTTGTTACACTTATGGTGGGAGAATTCCCTGAACTGCAAGGTGTGATGGGTGAAGATTATGCCCGCAAAGCTGGTGAAAAAGAAGAAGTGGCCAAAGCGGTGTTTGAGCACTATCAGCCACGCTTTGCCGGGGATCAATCTCCTGCTTCGCTCGTTGGTGCTATAGTGAGTGCTGCGGATAAAATGGATACAATTGTAGGTTGTTTCTCGATCAATATCATTCCTACAGGATCTCAAGATCCGTACGCACTGCGCCGTCAGGCAGCAGGTATCGTCCAAATTTTGCTGGATCACAATCTTCCGCTGACATTATCCGATGTATTCGGCGTGGCACTTCAAGTGCATGCTCAGATGAACCTGTTGAAACGTGCGGATGAAGAGGTGCGTAAAGATTTGCAGGACTTCTTCGGTCTTCGTGTGAAAAAACTGTTGTCGGAAACGGTCCGTTATGATGTTGTGGACGCAGTGATTTCTTCCGGATTTGATGATATCAGCGCGGTAGTTCCAAAAGGTGAGGCACTCATGGCAGCTGTTCAAACGGGAGATGCCTTCAAAACAACCGTCGAATCCTTCAACCGTGTGGGTAATCTGGCTGCCAAAGCATCCAATGCTTCGGTTCATGCAGAACTCTTCACTGAAGAAGGAGAGCGCCAGCTGCATGAAGCATGGAGCAAAACCAATGAGGAATATCGTCAGGTATTGTCTCAGCATGCTGCTGCTGAAGCGCTCGCGATTGCATCGGCTTGGAAGGAAGCGATCACCGTATTCTTCGATTCGGTTATGGTTATGGCTGAAGATGAGGCTGTGCGTGCGAATCGTCTGGCATTGCTTGCAGCCATTGACCGGGATCTGAAAGCTTTTGCTGATTTCTCCAAATTGGTCTGGTAG
- the recO gene encoding DNA repair protein RecO, giving the protein MLYRVEGIVIRSMDYGEGNKIITLCTESGGKVGVLVRGAKKPKSRHAALVQPFTYGQYVYFRNTGLGTLNAGEIIESYHELREDLIKASYASYACELLDRVLQDEETGTFWFKQLKACLQALKEEKDPVVITSPYEMKILQAAGYGPQLDDCISCGHERPDEQLFVSPRLGGVLCRACKHFDPPAMSVSPKTLKLLRLFEQLDLQRLGNISVSEGTRDEIKKIMRAFMDHQLGLNLKSRSFLDQMEKYGI; this is encoded by the coding sequence ATGCTATATAGGGTGGAAGGGATTGTCATCCGCAGCATGGACTACGGCGAGGGGAACAAAATCATTACGCTTTGCACCGAAAGCGGCGGGAAAGTAGGGGTACTCGTCCGCGGTGCCAAAAAGCCCAAAAGCCGACATGCTGCACTGGTGCAGCCATTTACGTACGGTCAATATGTATATTTTCGCAACACCGGTCTGGGGACACTAAACGCAGGTGAGATCATCGAATCTTATCACGAGCTGCGTGAAGATCTGATAAAGGCCTCCTATGCATCTTATGCCTGTGAACTGCTGGATCGTGTGTTGCAGGATGAAGAGACGGGCACGTTCTGGTTCAAACAGTTGAAAGCCTGTCTTCAGGCGTTGAAGGAAGAGAAGGATCCGGTCGTCATCACAAGTCCGTATGAAATGAAAATATTACAGGCAGCCGGGTACGGACCTCAGCTTGATGATTGCATTTCTTGTGGTCACGAACGTCCGGATGAGCAATTATTTGTTAGTCCTAGACTCGGGGGCGTTCTGTGCCGTGCTTGCAAACACTTTGATCCTCCCGCGATGTCCGTTAGTCCGAAGACGTTGAAGCTCTTGCGTCTGTTTGAACAGCTGGATCTGCAAAGGCTTGGTAATATATCGGTGAGCGAAGGCACCCGGGATGAGATCAAAAAAATCATGAGGGCCTTTATGGATCATCAGCTTGGCTTGAATCTCAAATCCCGTTCTTTTCTTGATCAAATGGAAAAGTACGGGATTTGA